The DNA sequence ATAGTTCTGAGCGTCTGATATATTCCTGTCGGGGACAGTTTTGAGGAAATGTGCATGGCAAATGAGTGCGACCAACGCAAATGATCACAGCGGTACTCACAAAGCGATCAGCTCCAACACAACAAGTCTATCCTTGGAGAAAGTGAAGCAGTTGAGAATGTTGGCCACTTTGGTGGTAGGGATGGCCACCATTTTCTGGAAGCAAAGAAGAGCTCCACTGAGCTTCGTGCAACTCAAGCCACATCTACAGTTCCAAAAGTGAACTCCTCTCCAAGACTGACGCAGATTCAAGTCACTCACATGCTGCAGGGCTTTCACCGCTTTGATCTGAGGTTCTGCCCATGAAAAGTACTTCAGTATCTCCATCACCTGCAGAGAACAACAGGTGAAAACGATGGAACCATGTCCACACTGGAACTGATAGACGACAATGACAATGTTCAATGTAAAACTGCAGCTCTTGTGGAATCCAAGCAACATGAATCCCGCAGCTACTGCAGGCACCGTGAAACACATCATGGTTTCTGGTGGAGCCCAGCGCGATTCTTACCTGCTCACTGGAGAAATAGCCGTGCACCTGCTCGATGGCTTTGATCCGCTGATCTGTCAAAACACACTGCAAAACAGAGGACCACAGTCAAACACGACGAGTCGAACATTTCTAAAATGTGCAGACTATATTCACCTTTTTTATTTCGTCCAAGACGATGTCAAACGACTTCTTATCCATGTCGAAGACTGAATGAAAAGGTGATGGGCCAAGCGAAATACTTCAAACACAGCCGTTTAGTCTGCACCCAGATCCCGTCGAGTTGTTCAGGACTACGATGTCACTTAGTTAAGATCATTTTATTCTAAAAATCATGGTTAGACGGAGTAATCTATGTAAATATATAACAGCGAGGAGAAGAAACCCGCATGATGCGCGAAGCAGGAAGAGCCGTAAACAATGACTTGGGCACCAGCAGCGCCACTGTGTCCGCACCGCTCACCTCTTCACCCTGGAGACGGTCAAACTCGCGCGCAAAGCAGCCAAACGCGGCTGAATTTGGCATCTACTGAAATCCGTATAACCCCCCTAACGATATCGAGGTAGAGAGAAATTataaaatcatgaaaatgtcaacGACAAAAGGGAAAACCCAAGCCGCAACAGCTAGCATCCTGGCTAGCTCCCGTGACAGCTGGCGCACGTCACGTCAACATCGAAGGACCCCAAAAACAAGTGAGCGGTTgaactgaaattaaaaatgatcTCGTGCGTTTATTCTATTATTGACATGCGTTATAAATAAGTAAGGGTTGGATATTCATTCAAAACATGTGTTTCACTCAAGCCGTTTCTCTGCAGGCAGTCACGGGGCACCTTTTCTAACGCGCACCGGAAGTAAACACGAAATAAGTCGCCGCCGAGTGAGAGCAGCTCGCAGGAAAACAGTGTCTCGTGTATCAGAAATGGACCGCTTCGCGTGGTCAAATGGTCttctggaaataaatgaaaccctGGTGGTCCAGCAACGAGGGGTCCGGTTATATGACGGCGACGATAAGGTACATGTCAGCCGGTGAAGGAAGTGCGGCAGCTCTGGCAGACTCGTCACGACATCAAGTCGTCGTGAGTTGCTGTTCACAATGTGTTGTGCGCTGTTTGCAGGCGAAGCTGGACCTCGGTGTCGCCCTGCTGAGCACCCACAGGCTCATCTGGAGGGACAGCAAAAACCACGTAAGGAGGACGCTTACCGCACACCCCGGCTCGCGGCCGCCGTGACGTTCGGTTCGTGTCGCTGCTGACAGAACATGTCTATCATACTCGAACCAACTTTCGGTTGACCCTCCGCGACTGAGGAAAATTAAAGCTATAAGTCCCTGAAAACGTATCTCTCCGTGTGGCTTTCAGGAATGCTGCATGGCCATGCCCCTGTCTCAGATCATCTTCTTCGAAGAGCAGGCTGCTGGAATTGGAAAAAGGTTAGTTGCAGTGACTGGTGCCGTTTCTGTTCCTCTGTCGTCGCCCCCCTCATCGCCAGagtgaaatatttcactgtGATGTCTCCCACTCCTTTCTCTTCAATCtcagttgtttttgtgtgtgttgttttattcTTTGAGATGTTTTCATATCGGCCGTCTAATCCGACCGAGAAGTGCTAGAACCACAAATAATCCTGCTCACAGATGAGCGGAGAGGTTCACTATGTCTTTGTTCGAGTCTTGTTTTGGAGTAGCTGCTCTAACTTCATCAAAAGATCTCCTGCATGAGGTCCTTTATCAATTGCAGTGCAAAAATAGTGATCCATCTTCACCCACCGCCACCCAACAAGGAGCCCGGCCCGTACCAACAGAGCAAATACTCCTTCATCAAACTCTCCTTTAAAGAACACGGACAGATCgaggtaaaatatatatatatcttaaaatattgtaatgaacagcCTTGAACAAGTATAACGTAGATTACTTCATTCATAATGTCATTTCCAGTTCCACAGGAGACTCACAGAAGAGATGACCCAGAAGCGATGGGAGCACACTGCGGTTCTGCAGACCCTTCCTGCAGCCGCTGGAGCTCAGGTCGTCCGAGGCTTTTGTGATATGTTCAATGTCCTATTCGATTGTAAATCGTCAGGTCAGGCAAAATCTGTTCTCCTTttctgccactagatggcggtgtTGATCCACTAGGTTTGAATGCGCATGTTTTAGTCTACTATTTTAGGTGTAACtttataccgtattttccggactacagagcgcaccggaatattagccgcacccaccaaatctaagaaggaaaatggatttttttcatacataagccgcaccagtctataagccgcgggtgcactgttgctgtctgtggcacagaaaatgcatgaggatcacttctagcgatcctctagtactcgttttgactgactcatgaaacaatcttgccaatgttctgaactccagtcatgaactcctcacatcttatttacatttaaagtgttcagaaagcgctgttttcaccctccagtagatcgtctctgtcagcagagctgcggacacgcaggcgaaaacagtgcaatttgagcgctttaaaggtaaataaaacgcaaaCGTGAtatcatcggtttgatgtgacgtaGCTCATGATAGCTAGATATAGCTAGATATATTGTCAATATATATTGACAGTCTAAGAGCATGCTCATTCAactgtaaaaactcgggatgctccgagagacagggagagcactcagctgaagcggctgtcttcaacctcttttttgaaagttctcactctggacggttgcaaacgtttcagattcaggtggtggaccgcgaacgctgcatctgacacacaagactgcagcggattcggccgcggttgattccgtcttaaaacgacacctgagaaaggctgctcatctggtgcggtgaaattaatgattatttctcgggcaatatgcttcgcgttctgaacgtcacgctcagaccggcgagtgtccgcgagtgactgctggttcctgcagcttcactttcatgagcaccagaaaactcactgtgctctgtcaagtgctggtgtttgaaatgtcgtattgaattcgtggcgttgacgccctttaacgtgcatgtgctgcaggatgcaaacttggcatgacagactgaaaaaagcttccgcattagacacacCGTTGCCAAGCGAGGTCTCCAGATAAAGactttgagttctaggatattaaaaaaattgTAGCGCATGACTGATGAGTTGAAtgcagtaagaagagaagatttgaaatccaattttttattggtgaactgtgcttcataaatgaactccaaaagtaaaggtcaagcacatccgcaaaccagttaggccaggtgcattattcaaaaatgtaaaacccaTAAAGCAATACcgttaaatgaataaaataaggctgttttcaaaaatgtcatccaaattcagtgattcagttaaagaaataaaattctgaaataaaataagactgtctcaaataggcacttaagctcaatatagcaattcaaacatgaataatagaagtagaacacgcctctaaatgaggcaaaatgaagaaccgttgatactcataattacTCTTTGTTCCAGCAGACAGGAAAGTCTCGAGCGGTGGGCATCGTTGGCATCGAGAGGAAGATcgaagagaggaggaaagaaacggacaaaaacatttctgagGTGAGCGTTGGTGAACTTGTGTCACGCTGATCAAGAGCCCAGTGTGCGTGTGAGCCATGACTAATGTTGGGGCCCCGTCATGTGGCTTGGCCAGTAACGTCCTATATACTGCCCTTCCTCAGGCGTTTGAAGACCTGAGTAAGCTGATGGTCAAGGTAGgtgccgctgccgccgccgccgccgcaggtgtgtgtgtgtgggcgcaTGTAGCTCAGCCATGATGGATGGTGTTGACAGGCCAAAGAAATGGTGGAGCTGTCCAAGTCCATAGCCAGCAAGATCAAAGACAAGCAGGGGGACATCAGTGAGGATGAGGTGAGAGCTGCCGGCGGAGCGCCGAGGCTGCCGTGCCTTTCTTTCAAGCTTGCTCTTTCCAGACCGTCCGCTTCAAGTCCTACCTGCTCAGCATGGGCATCGCCAACCCCGTCACCAGAGAGACTCACGGCTCGGGAACCCACTACCACCTGCAGCTGGCCAGGCAGCTGGGCTCCATGCTGCAGGCTCCTCTGGAGGTGAGCCAGCTCTCCGCCGGTCCTTCCTGGAGACAATGACTGGCCTCTTTTTCAGGAGCGAGGAGGCATGATGGCGCTCACCGAGGTC is a window from the Synchiropus splendidus isolate RoL2022-P1 chromosome 17, RoL_Sspl_1.0, whole genome shotgun sequence genome containing:
- the vps36 gene encoding vacuolar protein-sorting-associated protein 36 isoform X2, with protein sequence MKMSTTKGKTQAATASILASSRDSWRTSRQHRRTPKTSSHGAPFLTRTGSKHEISRRRVRAARRKTVSRVSEMDRFAWSNGLLEINETLVVQQRGVRLYDGDDKAKLDLGVALLSTHRLIWRDSKNHECCMAMPLSQIIFFEEQAAGIGKSAKIVIHLHPPPPNKEPGPYQQSKYSFIKLSFKEHGQIEFHRRLTEEMTQKRWEHTAVLQTLPAAAGAQTGKSRAVGIVGIERKIEERRKETDKNISEAFEDLSKLMVKAKEMVELSKSIASKIKDKQGDISEDETVRFKSYLLSMGIANPVTRETHGSGTHYHLQLARQLGSMLQAPLEERGGMMALTEVYCLVNRARGMELLSPEDLLNACKMFESLKLPLRLRVFDSGVMVVQLQSHSEEEMIASALDNAAAG
- the vps36 gene encoding vacuolar protein-sorting-associated protein 36 isoform X1 is translated as MKMSTTKGKTQAATASILASSRDSWRTSRQHRRTPKTSSHGAPFLTRTGSKHEISRRRVRAARRKTVSRVSEMDRFAWSNGLLEINETLVVQQRGVRLYDGDDKAKLDLGVALLSTHRLIWRDSKNHECCMAMPLSQIIFFEEQAAGIGKSAKIVIHLHPPPPNKEPGPYQQSKYSFIKLSFKEHGQIEFHRRLTEEMTQKRWEHTAVLQTLPAAAGAQTGKSRAVGIVGIERKIEERRKETDKNISEAFEDLSKLMVKAKEMVELSKSIASKIKDKQGDISEDETVRFKSYLLSMGIANPVTRETHGSGTHYHLQLARQLGSMLQAPLEERGGMMALTEVYCLVNRARGMELLSPEDLLNACKMFESLKLPLRLRVFDSGVMVVQLQSHSEEEMIASALDNVQEKGLTAEEFAKLLGLSVLLSKERLLLAEKMGHLCRDDSVEGLRFYPNRFQSL
- the vps36 gene encoding vacuolar protein-sorting-associated protein 36 isoform X3, translated to MDRFAWSNGLLEINETLVVQQRGVRLYDGDDKAKLDLGVALLSTHRLIWRDSKNHECCMAMPLSQIIFFEEQAAGIGKSAKIVIHLHPPPPNKEPGPYQQSKYSFIKLSFKEHGQIEFHRRLTEEMTQKRWEHTAVLQTLPAAAGAQTGKSRAVGIVGIERKIEERRKETDKNISEAFEDLSKLMVKAKEMVELSKSIASKIKDKQGDISEDETVRFKSYLLSMGIANPVTRETHGSGTHYHLQLARQLGSMLQAPLEERGGMMALTEVYCLVNRARGMELLSPEDLLNACKMFESLKLPLRLRVFDSGVMVVQLQSHSEEEMIASALDNVQEKGLTAEEFAKLLGLSVLLSKERLLLAEKMGHLCRDDSVEGLRFYPNRFQSL